A single region of the Fenollaria sporofastidiosus genome encodes:
- the tcpF gene encoding conjugal transfer ATPase TcpF — protein sequence MAYPIKYIENNLVWNKDGECYAYYELVPYNYSFLSPEQKIQVHDSFRQLIAQNRDGKIHALQISTESSIRSAQERSKNEVTGKLKAVAYDKIDQQTDALISMIGENQVNYRFFIGFKLLLNDQEFSMKSLTVEAKNALSDFVYDVNHKLMGDFVSMSNDEILRFQKMEKLLENKISRRFKIRRLDKDDFGYLIEHLYGQTGTAYEEYEYHLSKKKLDNETLIKYYDLIKPTRCLVEEKQRYLKIQQEDETVYVAYFTINSIVGELDFPSSEIFYYQQQQFTFPIDTSMNVEIVANRKALSTVRNKKKELKDLDNHAWQSDNETSSNVAEALESVNELETNLDQSKESMYKLSYVVRVSANDLDELKRRCNEVKDFYDDLSVKLVRPFGDMLGLHEEFLPASKRYMNDYIQYVTSDFLAGLGFGATQMLGENEGIYVGYSLDTGRNVYLKPALASQGVKGSVTNALASAFVGSLGGGKSFANNLIVYYAVLYGAQAVIVDPKAERGRWKETLPEISHEINIVTLTSDEKNKGLLDPYVIMKNPKDSESLAIDILTFLTGISSRDGERFPILRKAIRAVTNSEVRGLMKVIEELRVENTPLSTSIADHIESFTDYDFAHLLFSNGYVEQSISLEKQLNIIQVADLVLPDKETSFEEYTTMELLSVAMLIVISTFALDFIHTDRSIFKIVDLDEAWSFLQVAQGKTLSMKLVRAGRAMNAGVYFVTQNTDDLLDEKLKNNLGLKFAFRSTDLNEIKKTLAFFGVDPEDENNQKRLRDLENGQCLISDLYGRVGVIQFHPVFEELLHAFDTRPPVRKEV from the coding sequence ATGGCATATCCAATTAAATACATTGAAAACAATCTCGTCTGGAATAAAGACGGGGAATGTTATGCTTACTATGAGCTTGTTCCTTACAATTACTCATTTCTAAGTCCAGAACAGAAAATACAAGTGCATGATTCTTTCAGACAGCTTATCGCACAAAATCGTGATGGCAAAATTCATGCTTTACAAATCAGTACAGAATCCAGCATACGTTCTGCACAAGAGCGTTCCAAAAATGAAGTCACTGGCAAGCTCAAAGCGGTTGCCTATGACAAAATCGACCAACAGACAGACGCTTTAATATCCATGATTGGCGAAAATCAAGTGAACTACCGTTTCTTTATCGGCTTTAAGTTGCTTCTCAACGATCAGGAGTTTTCTATGAAAAGTCTTACCGTTGAAGCAAAAAATGCTTTGTCTGATTTTGTCTATGATGTGAACCATAAGCTGATGGGCGATTTTGTTAGTATGAGTAATGATGAAATCCTGCGTTTTCAGAAGATGGAAAAGCTCTTAGAAAATAAAATCTCTCGTCGTTTCAAAATCCGCAGGTTAGATAAGGACGACTTCGGCTATCTGATTGAACACCTTTACGGACAGACAGGCACTGCCTATGAAGAGTATGAGTACCATCTATCAAAGAAAAAGCTGGATAATGAAACGCTGATTAAATACTATGACTTGATTAAGCCTACTCGCTGTTTGGTGGAAGAAAAACAGCGATATTTGAAAATCCAGCAGGAAGATGAAACCGTCTATGTAGCTTACTTTACCATTAACAGCATTGTCGGAGAACTGGACTTCCCGTCCTCTGAAATCTTCTACTACCAGCAACAGCAATTTACATTCCCGATTGATACGTCAATGAATGTGGAAATTGTAGCGAATCGTAAAGCCCTATCTACTGTCCGCAATAAAAAGAAAGAACTGAAAGACTTGGATAACCACGCTTGGCAAAGTGATAATGAAACCAGCTCCAATGTGGCGGAAGCTCTGGAAAGTGTGAATGAGCTGGAAACCAATTTAGACCAAAGCAAGGAATCTATGTACAAGCTGTCTTATGTGGTAAGGGTATCAGCAAATGATCTTGACGAACTCAAACGTCGTTGTAATGAAGTGAAAGATTTTTATGACGATTTAAGCGTAAAACTGGTACGACCATTTGGGGATATGCTCGGCTTACATGAAGAATTTTTACCTGCCAGCAAGCGTTATATGAATGATTATATTCAATACGTGACCTCTGATTTCCTCGCTGGTTTAGGTTTTGGTGCTACTCAAATGCTGGGGGAAAATGAGGGGATTTATGTTGGCTACAGCTTAGATACTGGACGCAATGTCTATCTGAAACCTGCTCTTGCCAGTCAAGGGGTTAAGGGTTCAGTAACCAATGCGTTAGCGTCGGCTTTTGTTGGTTCGCTGGGTGGTGGTAAATCCTTTGCGAATAACCTTATCGTCTATTATGCGGTGCTTTATGGGGCACAAGCAGTGATTGTAGACCCAAAAGCAGAACGTGGCAGATGGAAAGAAACCTTGCCAGAGATTTCCCATGAAATCAATATCGTCACTCTGACTTCTGATGAGAAAAACAAAGGCTTACTTGACCCTTATGTGATTATGAAAAATCCCAAAGATTCTGAATCACTGGCTATTGATATTCTGACATTCCTTACGGGGATTTCCTCTCGTGATGGGGAACGCTTCCCAATCCTTAGAAAAGCCATTCGTGCAGTAACCAATAGTGAAGTACGAGGGTTGATGAAAGTGATTGAGGAATTACGGGTTGAGAATACGCCACTAAGTACCAGTATAGCCGACCATATCGAAAGTTTTACAGACTATGACTTTGCACATTTATTATTCAGTAATGGTTATGTGGAGCAGTCTATCAGCTTAGAAAAACAACTGAACATTATACAGGTTGCGGACTTGGTACTTCCCGACAAGGAAACTTCCTTTGAGGAATATACCACTATGGAGCTTTTATCCGTTGCTATGCTGATTGTCATTAGTACCTTTGCTTTAGACTTTATCCATACAGACCGAAGCATTTTCAAGATTGTAGATTTAGACGAAGCATGGAGCTTTTTACAGGTAGCACAAGGAAAAACACTATCTATGAAGCTGGTTCGGGCTGGTCGTGCTATGAACGCTGGGGTATATTTCGTGACCCAAAATACAGACGACCTCTTAGATGAAAAACTGAAAAATAACCTCGGCTTAAAATTTGCATTTCGTTCCACTGACCTTAACGAGATTAAAAAGACCTTAGCCTTTTTTGGTGTAGACCCAGAGGACGAAAACAATCAGAAGCGATTGCGTGATTTGGAAAACGGGCAATGCCTTATCAGTGATTTATATGGTCGTGTCGGTGTGATACAGTTCCACCCTGTATTTGAAGAACTGCTCCATGCCTTTGATACCAGACCACCTGTGCGAAAAGAGGTGTAA
- a CDS encoding conjugal transfer protein translates to MKKIRSYTSIWSVEKVLYSINDFRLPFPITFTQMTWFVVSLFAVMILGNLPPLSMIEGAFLKYFGIPVAFTWFMSTKTFDGKKPYGFLKSVIAYALRPKLTYAGKKVTLGRNQPQEAITAVRSEFYGISN, encoded by the coding sequence ATGAAGAAAATACGAAGCTATACCAGTATCTGGTCTGTGGAAAAGGTACTGTATTCTATCAATGATTTTAGACTTCCGTTTCCCATAACCTTTACGCAAATGACATGGTTTGTCGTGTCACTCTTTGCAGTGATGATACTTGGCAACTTGCCCCCTCTTTCCATGATAGAGGGAGCATTTCTCAAATACTTTGGGATTCCTGTGGCTTTCACATGGTTTATGTCTACAAAAACTTTTGATGGTAAAAAGCCTTATGGATTTTTGAAGTCTGTCATTGCTTATGCACTGCGACCAAAGCTGACCTATGCAGGAAAAAAAGTAACGCTTGGCAGAAACCAGCCACAAGAAGCCATTACAGCAGTTAGGAGTGAATTTTATGGCATATCCAATTAA
- a CDS encoding antirestriction protein ArdA produces the protein MDDMQVYIANLGKYNEGELVGAWFTFPIDFEEVKEKIGLNDEYEEYAIHDYELPFTVDEYTSIGELNRLWEMVSELPEELQSELSALLTHFSSIEELSEHQEDIIIHSDCDDMYDVARYYIEETGALGEVPASLQNYIDYQAYGRDLDLSGTFISTNHGIFEIVY, from the coding sequence ATGGACGATATGCAAGTCTATATTGCGAATTTAGGCAAATACAATGAGGGCGAATTGGTCGGTGCGTGGTTTACCTTTCCCATTGACTTTGAGGAAGTCAAAGAGAAAATCGGCTTGAATGATGAATATGAGGAATACGCCATTCATGACTACGAGTTACCCTTTACGGTTGACGAATACACTTCCATTGGCGAACTCAATCGACTATGGGAAATGGTATCGGAATTACCCGAAGAATTACAATCGGAGCTATCTGCTCTGCTCACTCATTTTTCAAGCATTGAAGAACTAAGCGAACATCAAGAGGATATTATCATTCATTCCGATTGTGATGATATGTATGACGTGGCACGCTACTACATTGAAGAAACGGGTGCTTTAGGCGAAGTACCAGCTAGTCTTCAAAACTATATTGATTATCAAGCCTATGGTCGGGATTTAGACCTTTCAGGAACGTTTATCTCAACCAATCATGGGATTTTTGAAATCGTCTATTAA
- the mobT gene encoding MobT family relaxase has translation MNEQTWLQHLKEKRLAYGLSQNRLAVATGITRQYLSDIETGKVKPSEDLQQSLWEALERFNPDAPLEMLFDYVRIRFPTTDVQQVVENILQLKLSYFLHEDYGFYSYSEHYALGDIFVLCSHELDKGVLVELKGRGCRQFESYLLAQQRSWYEFFMDVLVAGGVMKRLDLAINDKTGILNIPVLTEKCQQEECISVFRSFKSYRSGELVRKEEKECMGNTLYIGSLQSEVYFCIYEKDYEQYKKNDIPIEDAEVKNRFEIRLKNERAYYAVRDLLVYDNPEHTAFKIINRYIRFVDKDDSKPRSDWKLNEEWAWFIGNNRERLKLTTKPEPYSFQRTLNWLSHQVAPTLKVAIKLDEINQTQVVKDILDHAKLTDRHKQILKQQSVKEQDVITTKK, from the coding sequence CTGAATGAACAAACTTGGTTACAGCATTTAAAAGAAAAACGCTTGGCTTATGGACTATCTCAAAACCGTTTAGCTGTTGCGACTGGTATTACAAGGCAGTATCTAAGCGATATTGAAACAGGAAAAGTCAAGCCATCAGAGGATTTACAGCAGTCCCTTTGGGAAGCTCTGGAACGCTTCAATCCCGACGCTCCCCTTGAAATGCTGTTTGATTATGTAAGAATTCGCTTTCCGACAACAGACGTACAGCAGGTGGTCGAAAACATCTTACAACTGAAACTGTCCTATTTTCTTCATGAGGACTATGGTTTCTATTCTTATTCAGAGCATTATGCTTTAGGCGACATATTCGTCCTTTGCTCCCATGAACTGGACAAAGGAGTTCTGGTGGAATTGAAAGGTCGTGGGTGCAGACAATTTGAAAGCTATCTTCTGGCACAACAAAGAAGCTGGTATGAGTTCTTTATGGACGTTTTGGTGGCTGGCGGTGTGATGAAACGCCTTGACCTTGCCATTAACGATAAGACAGGGATTTTAAATATCCCTGTACTCACTGAAAAGTGCCAACAGGAAGAATGTATCTCCGTCTTCCGCAGTTTTAAAAGCTATCGCAGTGGCGAACTGGTACGCAAAGAGGAAAAGGAATGTATGGGAAACACCCTCTATATCGGTTCATTACAAAGTGAAGTTTATTTCTGTATCTATGAAAAGGACTACGAGCAGTACAAGAAAAATGATATTCCCATTGAAGACGCAGAAGTAAAAAACCGTTTTGAGATTCGATTGAAAAATGAGCGTGCCTATTATGCAGTCCGTGATTTACTCGTCTATGACAATCCAGAGCATACCGCCTTTAAAATTATCAATCGGTATATCCGTTTTGTAGATAAAGACGATTCCAAACCTCGTTCTGATTGGAAACTGAATGAAGAATGGGCTTGGTTTATTGGGAACAATCGTGAACGATTAAAACTAACCACAAAACCAGAGCCTTACTCCTTCCAAAGGACGCTGAACTGGCTATCTCATCAAGTTGCCCCGACCTTAAAGGTTGCGATTAAACTTGATGAAATCAACCAGACGCAGGTTGTAAAAGACATTCTCGACCATGCGAAACTGACAGACCGACACAAGCAGATTTTGAAGCAACAGTCAGTAAAAGAACAGGACGTGATAACAACAAAAAAATAA
- a CDS encoding FtsK/SpoIIIE domain-containing protein gives MKQRGKRIRPSGKDLVFHFTIASLLPVFLLVVGLFHVKTIQQINWQDFNLSQADKIDIPYLIISFSVAILICLLVAFVFKRVRYDTVKQLYHRQKLAKMILENKWYESEQVKTEGFFKDSAGRTKEKITYFPKMYYRLKNGLIQIRVEITLGKYQDQLLHLEKKLESGLYCELTDKELKDSYVEYTLLYDTIASRISIDEVEAKDGKLRLMKNVWWEYDKLPHMLIAGGTGGGKTYFILTLIEALLHTDSKLYILDPKNADLADLGSVMANVYYRKEDLLSCIETFYEEMMKRSEEMKQMKNYKTGKNYAYLGLPAHFLIFDEYVAFMEMLGTKENTAVMNKLKQIVMLGRQAGFFLILACQRPDAKYLGDGIRDQFNFRVALGRMSEMGYGMMFGSDVQKDFFLKRIKGRGYVDVGTSVISEFYTPLVPKGYDFLEEIKKLSNSRQSTQATCEAEVAGVD, from the coding sequence ATGAAACAGCGTGGTAAAAGGATTCGCCCATCTGGTAAAGATTTAGTCTTTCATTTTACGATAGCGTCACTCCTGCCTGTTTTCCTGCTGGTTGTCGGACTGTTTCATGTGAAGACAATCCAGCAGATCAACTGGCAGGATTTTAACCTATCACAAGCAGATAAGATTGACATTCCCTATTTAATTATCAGTTTCAGTGTCGCAATTCTTATCTGCTTGCTGGTAGCGTTTGTATTCAAACGGGTTCGCTATGATACGGTTAAACAACTTTACCACCGTCAAAAACTGGCAAAGATGATACTTGAAAACAAGTGGTATGAATCTGAACAGGTCAAAACAGAGGGTTTCTTTAAAGATAGTGCTGGTCGTACAAAGGAAAAGATAACCTACTTCCCTAAAATGTATTATCGACTTAAAAATGGCTTGATACAGATACGGGTGGAAATCACGCTGGGAAAATATCAAGACCAACTCTTACACTTGGAAAAGAAATTAGAGAGTGGCTTGTACTGTGAGCTGACGGATAAAGAGTTAAAGGATTCCTATGTGGAATATACTTTGCTCTATGACACCATAGCCAGTCGTATTTCTATTGATGAAGTAGAAGCTAAAGATGGTAAACTTCGCTTAATGAAAAACGTATGGTGGGAATATGATAAGCTCCCTCATATGTTGATTGCTGGTGGTACAGGTGGCGGTAAAACTTACTTTATACTGACACTGATTGAAGCCTTGCTTCATACAGATTCAAAACTGTATATTCTTGACCCGAAAAATGCTGATCTTGCGGACTTAGGTTCTGTGATGGCAAATGTCTACTATAGAAAAGAAGACTTGCTTTCTTGCATTGAAACATTCTATGAAGAAATGATGAAACGTAGTGAGGAAATGAAGCAGATGAAGAACTATAAGACTGGCAAAAATTATGCTTACTTAGGTCTCCCGGCACACTTCTTAATCTTTGATGAATACGTCGCTTTCATGGAAATGCTGGGAACAAAAGAAAACACCGCAGTTATGAATAAGCTGAAACAGATTGTCATGTTAGGTCGTCAAGCTGGCTTCTTTCTAATACTGGCTTGTCAACGTCCAGACGCAAAATATTTAGGCGACGGAATCCGTGATCAGTTTAATTTCAGAGTGGCTTTAGGTCGTATGTCTGAAATGGGCTATGGCATGATGTTTGGCAGTGACGTACAAAAGGATTTCTTCTTAAAGCGAATCAAAGGTCGTGGCTATGTTGATGTAGGAACAAGTGTCATATCAGAGTTTTATACTCCCCTTGTACCAAAAGGATATGATTTCTTGGAGGAAATTAAAAAGTTATCCAACAGCAGACAGTCCACGCAGGCGACGTGCGAAGCGGAAGTCGCAGGTGTGGACTGA
- a CDS encoding YdcP family protein: protein MRLANGIVLDKDTTFGELKFSALRREVRIQNEDGSVSDEIKERTYDLKSKGQGRMIQVSIPASVPLKEFDYNARVELINPIADTVATATYQGADVDWYIKADDIVLTKDSSSFKAQPQAKKEPTQDK, encoded by the coding sequence ATGAGATTAGCAAATGGCATTGTATTAGATAAAGACACGACTTTTGGAGAATTGAAATTCTCTGCTCTACGTCGTGAAGTGAGAATCCAAAATGAAGACGGGTCGGTTTCAGATGAAATCAAGGAACGTACCTATGACTTAAAATCCAAAGGACAAGGACGCATGATTCAAGTAAGTATTCCTGCCAGCGTGCCTTTGAAAGAGTTTGATTATAACGCACGGGTGGAACTTATCAATCCCATTGCGGACACCGTTGCTACTGCCACCTATCAAGGAGCAGATGTTGACTGGTATATCAAGGCAGACGATATTGTGCTGACAAAGGATTCTAGTTCATTCAAAGCTCAACCACAAGCAAAGAAAGAACCGACACAAGACAAATAG
- a CDS encoding YdcP family protein — protein sequence MELKFVIPNMEKTFGNLEFAGEDKVVQRRINGRLTVLSRSYNLYSDVQRADDIVVVLPAEAGEKHFGFEERVKLVNPRITAEGYKIGTRGFTNYLLHADDMIKE from the coding sequence ATGGAACTTAAATTTGTGATTCCCAACATGGAAAAAACATTCGGCAATTTAGAATTTGCTGGCGAGGATAAAGTCGTTCAGCGAAGAATCAACGGACGGCTAACTGTCTTATCAAGAAGCTATAATCTCTATTCTGATGTTCAAAGAGCAGATGATATTGTGGTGGTGCTTCCTGCTGAAGCTGGCGAAAAACATTTCGGCTTTGAGGAACGTGTGAAGTTAGTCAATCCACGTATTACCGCAGAGGGCTACAAAATCGGCACTCGTGGTTTTACAAATTACCTTTTACATGCTGACGACATGATAAAAGAATAA